A region from the Besnoitia besnoiti strain Bb-Ger1 chromosome Unknown contig00203, whole genome shotgun sequence genome encodes:
- a CDS encoding uncharacterized protein (encoded by transcript BESB_041990) — translation MITVILKSNTFSCLKQSSGVVVYCNHKELGCLYLITGVIFSILGTIMSLFIRFELYSSGSRIICTETIATYNVIITIHGLAMIFMFLMPALYGGYGNFFVPIYIGGSEVVFPRNAISYFLVPLGSVLLTQSICSEFGSGLGWTMYPPLSTSLMVLNPEATDWIIGGLAVLGISSILSSINFLGTCVFMGSNAGAKNYILYIWAIIFTALMLVFTLPILTGGLVMILLDLHVNTEFYDSMYSGDSVLYQHLFWFFGHPEVYILILPAFGVVSQTLSMYAARSVFGGQSMILAMGCISILGSLVWAHHMMTVGLEVDTRAYFSAMTIMIAIPTGTKIFNWLGTYMASHTTTKTVDLWAALSFILLFTLGGTTGVVMGNAGMDIALHDTYYIVAHFHFVLSLGAVLATICGFIFYSRDMFGDTVNLFHVNTGASPYLSIWFVVFLGSILLIFIPMHILGFNVMPRRIPDYPDYLCYINTWCSIGSISTIVIILTMLCIKYSGIQAYI, via the coding sequence atgattaccgtgatattgaaatccaacacttttagctgtcttaagcagtccagtggggtggtggtgtactgcaatcataaagaacttggttgtctgtatctcataaccggagtcatcttcagtattctaggaactataatgtctttgtttattcgatttgagttatacagttctggatcgcggatcatttgtacagagacgatagctacttataatgtgataataacgatacatggcctagctatgatctttatgttcttaatgcctgctttgtacggaggatatggtaacttctttgtaccaatatatattggtggttcggaagtcgttttcccaagaaacgcgatctcctattttctagtaccattaggttctgtgttgttaactcaaagtatttgttccgagtttggtagtggtcttggttggacaatgtatcctccactaagtactagcttgatggtgttaaatccagaggcaactgattggattatcggaggtcttgcagtactaggaattagtagtattttaagttctattaacttccttggtacttgcgtcttcatgggttctaatgctggtgctaagaactatattctatatatctgggctatcatatttactgcccttatgttagtcttcactctacctattcttactggtggattagttatgatccttcttgatctacacgtaaacactgaattttatgattctatgtattctggtgatagtgtactttatcaacatctattctggttcttcggacatccagaggtatacattctaattttacctgcttttggtgtagtctcgcagacattatctatgtatgctgctagatctgtcttcggtggacaatctatgatcttagctatgggttgtatttctattctaggttccttagtatgggcacatcatatgatgacagtcggtctagaggtagataccagagcttatttctctgctatgactattatgattgcaattcctaccggtactaagattttcaactggttaggtacctatatggctagccatacaactacaaaaactgtagatctatgggctgctcttagttttatcctattgtttactctaggtggtactacaggtgtagttatgggtaacgctggtatggatattgccctacatgatacatactatattgtagctcatttccatttcgtattatctcttggtgcagtactagctactatatgtggctttatcttctatagcagagatatgttcggagatactgtaaatctattccatgtaaataccggtgcttctccatatttaagcatctggtttgtagtcttcttaggtagtatcttattaattttcatccctatgcatatacttggtttcaacgttatgccaagaaggataccagattaccctgattatctttgttatattaatacatggtgttcaattggttctatatccacaatagttatcatcttaactatgctctgcattaagtatagtggtatccaagcgtatatttga